A region of Chloroflexaceae bacterium DNA encodes the following proteins:
- a CDS encoding efflux RND transporter periplasmic adaptor subunit, with protein sequence MTTLPQSRPGGLRRPTFAAIIALVLLLAVAGTFAFRNFSGARANPLADATLVPVSRGDLVLGVSATGRVEPRVQAELSFPAASGRVAEVLVVEGDAVRAGDALIVLDSRQQAAARDAAAANLAVAQADLQALREGATPEQIAEAQAQVRAAQGALTQTRGSVTDADIAAARAAVEEARARLAELEAGAKSDARARAETALAEARAELERQRAALASAKEQARLNVEAAANTVRNAQSAYSAAYWDLEHVRRNGTDPRTGRSLNDFQKQDFQVAFDQAARNLADAEAALQQARIAYETAVQNEISGLQTAEARVRAAQTDLDTLLAGADADDLAAARAQLARAQAELARLTGAQRAGALAAQQANLEAARARLEQLTADPTASDLARAEARVAQAQAQLAQAQAALDDLTLRAPFDGVVASVNVAPGESVGAAAPVVLIDISRFLVKVTVDEVDIARVRPGQPVEVLVDALGQTLPGTVLRLEPLPTSASGVTAYQVTVEIDPAGALLKPGMTASATIVADRRDNALSVPLAAVRTVDGRSVVSVVVGEGNERRVEERVVETGLRAGDRIEIRSGLAEGEQIVIR encoded by the coding sequence ATGACGACGCTTCCACAGTCTCGACCGGGCGGCCTGCGCCGCCCGACCTTTGCCGCGATTATTGCTCTGGTCCTGTTGCTGGCTGTCGCCGGCACCTTCGCCTTCCGCAACTTTAGCGGCGCGCGGGCCAATCCCCTCGCCGACGCCACGCTCGTTCCCGTGAGCCGGGGCGACCTGGTGCTGGGGGTGAGCGCCACCGGGCGGGTGGAGCCGCGCGTCCAGGCCGAACTGTCCTTCCCCGCCGCTTCGGGCCGCGTCGCCGAAGTGCTGGTCGTCGAAGGCGATGCAGTCAGGGCCGGCGATGCGCTGATCGTGCTCGATAGCCGGCAGCAGGCGGCCGCCCGCGACGCTGCCGCGGCCAACCTCGCCGTAGCCCAGGCCGACCTGCAGGCCCTGCGCGAGGGCGCCACGCCCGAACAGATCGCCGAGGCCCAGGCTCAGGTGCGCGCCGCTCAGGGCGCCCTGACCCAGACCCGGGGCAGCGTCACCGATGCCGACATCGCCGCCGCCCGCGCCGCCGTGGAGGAGGCCCGCGCCCGCCTGGCCGAACTCGAGGCCGGAGCGAAGAGCGATGCTCGCGCTCGCGCCGAGACGGCCCTCGCCGAGGCCCGCGCCGAGCTTGAACGCCAGCGCGCGGCCCTCGCCAGCGCCAAGGAGCAGGCCCGTCTGAACGTCGAGGCCGCCGCCAACACGGTGCGCAATGCCCAGAGCGCCTACAGCGCCGCCTACTGGGACCTCGAGCACGTGCGGCGCAATGGCACTGACCCCCGCACCGGCCGTTCGCTGAACGATTTCCAGAAGCAGGATTTCCAGGTCGCCTTCGACCAGGCCGCCCGAAACCTGGCCGATGCCGAGGCCGCTCTCCAGCAGGCCCGGATAGCGTATGAGACGGCCGTCCAGAACGAAATCAGCGGCCTGCAAACCGCCGAGGCCCGCGTGCGCGCCGCCCAGACCGATCTGGATACGCTGCTGGCCGGCGCCGATGCCGACGACCTGGCCGCAGCCCGCGCCCAACTGGCCCGCGCTCAGGCCGAACTGGCCCGTCTGACCGGAGCGCAGCGCGCCGGCGCTCTCGCCGCCCAGCAGGCCAACCTTGAGGCCGCCCGCGCGCGCCTGGAACAACTGACCGCCGATCCGACCGCCAGCGACCTTGCCCGCGCTGAGGCCCGCGTCGCGCAGGCCCAGGCCCAGCTCGCGCAGGCCCAGGCGGCTCTCGATGACCTCACCCTGCGCGCCCCCTTCGACGGCGTGGTGGCCAGCGTCAACGTCGCCCCCGGCGAGAGCGTCGGGGCCGCCGCCCCCGTCGTGCTCATTGACATCAGCCGCTTCCTGGTCAAGGTGACGGTAGATGAGGTGGATATCGCCCGTGTCCGGCCCGGCCAGCCGGTTGAGGTGCTCGTGGACGCCCTGGGCCAGACCCTTCCCGGCACGGTCCTGCGCCTGGAGCCACTGCCTACAAGCGCCAGCGGCGTGACCGCCTACCAGGTCACCGTCGAGATTGACCCCGCCGGCGCTCTGCTCAAGCCCGGCATGACCGCCAGCGCCACCATCGTGGCCGACCGCCGCGACAACGCCCTCAGCGTGCCCCTGGCCGCCGTGCGGACGGTTGACGGCAGGAGCGTGGTCAGCGTCGTCGTGGGCGAAGGCAACGAGCGCCGGGTGGAGGAACGGGTTGTGGAGACCGGTCTGCGCGCCGGTGATCGCATCGAGATCCGCAGCGGCCTCGCCGAGGGCGAGCAGATCGTCATTCGCTAG
- a CDS encoding glucosaminidase domain-containing protein gives MERTGRRWRVARAGGQRWVESMLSRRRLLRLLGATLAMVAGPRPAHAQEAPFRIHLPFVSGAEPLSEPAPDPGPEPSPAPVPAPPPPPAPDPGVWTNDNGYLLAPPSGTPEQAIAWFAARSTLYTRYDITTIVQAYARIGNAAGVDWFLALAQCAHETGSLTSWWCARPRRNPAGIGVTGATLPGSPDYPPGRNWAWDGLVWREGASFAAWDSDAVRAHLGRLLAYALPAGSGTPYQQELIAYALDVRGLSPANRGVALTITDLNGRWAVPGAEYGQRILSLAERMRGG, from the coding sequence ATGGAGCGCACCGGTCGCCGCTGGCGCGTCGCCCGCGCCGGCGGCCAGAGATGGGTGGAATCCATGCTCTCTCGCCGACGCCTGCTGCGCCTGCTGGGCGCCACGCTCGCGATGGTCGCCGGCCCGCGCCCTGCGCATGCGCAGGAAGCGCCCTTCCGCATCCACCTCCCCTTCGTCAGCGGCGCCGAGCCGCTATCTGAGCCTGCCCCTGACCCCGGGCCTGAGCCGTCCCCCGCGCCTGTTCCTGCGCCGCCGCCCCCGCCGGCCCCCGATCCAGGCGTATGGACCAACGATAACGGCTATCTGCTAGCGCCGCCCTCGGGCACGCCAGAGCAGGCCATCGCCTGGTTTGCCGCCCGCTCGACGCTCTACACACGCTACGACATCACCACTATTGTGCAGGCCTATGCCCGAATCGGGAACGCGGCAGGCGTGGACTGGTTCCTGGCCCTGGCGCAGTGCGCCCACGAGACCGGCAGCCTGACCTCCTGGTGGTGCGCCCGGCCCCGCCGCAATCCTGCCGGCATCGGCGTGACCGGCGCGACCCTGCCCGGCTCACCCGACTATCCGCCCGGGCGCAACTGGGCCTGGGATGGCCTGGTCTGGCGCGAGGGGGCCAGTTTCGCCGCCTGGGACAGTGACGCGGTGCGGGCGCACCTGGGGCGCTTGCTGGCCTACGCCCTGCCGGCCGGCTCTGGCACGCCCTACCAGCAGGAGTTGATCGCCTACGCCCTGGACGTGCGTGGTCTGTCTCCCGCCAACCGCGGGGTCGCGCTGACTATTACCGACCTGAACGGTCGCTGGGCCGTGCCCGGCGCCGAATACGGCCAGCGCATTCTGAGCCTGGCGGAGCGCATGCGCGGTGGATGA
- a CDS encoding TetR/AcrR family transcriptional regulator — MTQDLEPISSPTAVKIVDAASHLFMQRGYKAVSINDIIRAADVTKPTLYYYFADKEELFVQMGLRVLQEMGARLAAAANAPGGTVARLRALAAVLMDDRDRDMRMMRHEMAEHLGPANRNRLARAFFTHLFRPILGVMEEGVAEGALGHYAPVTLANLFLSVSEACQEFAGASRMATWAAESGIPVQISPISSSEMVDLFLYGVAAAGRPGATDATDTH, encoded by the coding sequence ATGACGCAGGATCTCGAACCCATTAGCAGCCCCACGGCGGTGAAGATCGTTGACGCCGCCAGCCATCTCTTTATGCAGCGGGGCTATAAGGCCGTTTCGATCAACGATATCATCCGCGCCGCGGATGTAACCAAGCCAACCCTGTACTACTACTTCGCCGACAAAGAGGAACTCTTCGTTCAGATGGGGCTGCGAGTGCTGCAGGAGATGGGCGCCCGCCTCGCCGCGGCCGCCAATGCTCCTGGCGGGACGGTCGCCCGCCTGCGCGCCCTCGCCGCCGTGTTGATGGACGACCGCGACCGGGATATGCGCATGATGCGCCACGAGATGGCCGAGCATCTCGGACCGGCCAATCGCAACCGTCTGGCGCGGGCTTTTTTCACCCACCTCTTTCGCCCGATTCTTGGCGTGATGGAGGAGGGTGTCGCTGAAGGCGCCCTTGGACATTATGCGCCCGTGACGCTTGCCAATCTATTCTTGAGCGTGTCCGAGGCTTGCCAGGAGTTTGCCGGCGCGAGCCGCATGGCCACCTGGGCCGCCGAGAGCGGCATTCCCGTGCAGATCAGTCCGATCTCATCTTCGGAAATGGTGGATCTGTTTCTTTACGGGGTTGCGGCCGCCGGTCGCCCTGGCGCTACGGACGCCACGGACACCCATTAA
- a CDS encoding ABC transporter ATP-binding protein/permease has translation MGFILDGLDAEAYDRTYSDGALVRRILGYFRPQAGKMLLAALMVVATAALDAGAPIFIARSLDWISATPDPWLIVGLAAGLALLGAASWLFNLVRQTFSAQAVGDVVLAMREDAVEAVLRRDMSFYDQFPTGKIVSRVNSDTAAFAQVMTLTMDLMSRLLLVLFIVGYLATISLKLTMVLLVLTPFIIGAALAFRAIARRTITASRRMNAEVSAHIGETVNGIGVAKTFRQEPAIYAEFLAVNRRSLRVNRRMRFVLSGIFPALNLMAAIATATLVYLGGLEVRTGMLTAGLWFLFIQGLQTFWFPLTGIASFWSQFQLGLAAGERVFALIDSEPQVVQTGNRSLPKLAGAISFEQVDFAYREGEPVLTGFNLHIRPGETVALVGHTGSGKSSIAKLVARFYEFQGGRITIDGVDIRELDLAAYRSRLGIVTQTPFLFDGTVRENIRYGRPEASDDEVLAAARHVGGGDWLDNLPDGLDTRVGERGGSLSMGQRQLVTLARVLLQDPAICILDEATASIDPLTEALIQEGLDTVLAGRTAIVIAHRLSTVRHADRIIVLHRGTIIEEGAHDELLARGGHYAELYNTYFRHQSLSYIEESRRAA, from the coding sequence ATGGGTTTCATTCTCGATGGGCTTGACGCCGAAGCCTATGATCGCACCTACAGTGACGGGGCGCTGGTGCGCCGCATCCTGGGCTATTTCCGGCCCCAGGCCGGCAAGATGCTCCTCGCCGCGCTGATGGTCGTCGCTACAGCGGCGCTCGATGCCGGCGCGCCGATCTTCATCGCCCGCAGCCTCGACTGGATCAGCGCCACCCCCGACCCGTGGCTCATCGTCGGACTGGCCGCCGGACTGGCGCTCCTCGGCGCCGCATCGTGGCTCTTCAACCTGGTGCGGCAGACCTTCTCGGCGCAGGCGGTAGGCGATGTGGTGCTGGCCATGCGCGAGGACGCCGTCGAGGCCGTGCTGCGCCGCGATATGTCGTTCTACGACCAGTTCCCGACCGGTAAGATCGTCAGCCGCGTCAACTCCGATACGGCCGCTTTCGCCCAGGTCATGACCCTGACGATGGACCTGATGAGCCGGCTGCTGCTGGTGCTCTTCATCGTCGGCTACCTGGCCACGATCAGCCTCAAGCTAACGATGGTGCTGCTGGTGCTGACGCCCTTTATTATCGGCGCGGCGCTGGCCTTCCGCGCTATCGCCCGCCGCACCATCACCGCCTCGCGCCGTATGAATGCCGAGGTCAGCGCCCATATCGGCGAGACGGTCAACGGCATCGGCGTCGCCAAGACCTTCCGCCAGGAGCCGGCCATCTACGCCGAGTTCCTGGCGGTGAACCGGCGCTCCCTGCGGGTCAACCGCCGTATGCGCTTCGTCTTGAGCGGCATCTTCCCCGCCCTCAACCTCATGGCGGCGATCGCCACGGCCACCCTGGTCTACCTCGGCGGTCTGGAAGTGCGCACCGGCATGCTGACCGCAGGACTGTGGTTCCTCTTCATCCAGGGGTTGCAGACCTTCTGGTTCCCTCTGACCGGCATCGCCTCCTTCTGGAGCCAGTTTCAGCTTGGCCTGGCCGCAGGGGAGCGCGTTTTCGCCCTGATTGATAGCGAACCGCAGGTGGTGCAGACCGGCAACCGCAGCCTGCCGAAGCTCGCAGGCGCGATCAGCTTCGAGCAGGTGGACTTCGCCTACCGCGAGGGCGAGCCAGTGCTCACCGGGTTCAATCTGCACATCCGGCCCGGCGAGACGGTGGCCCTGGTGGGCCACACCGGCTCGGGCAAGAGCAGCATCGCGAAGCTGGTGGCGCGCTTCTACGAGTTCCAGGGAGGCCGGATCACGATTGATGGAGTGGACATTCGCGAACTCGACCTGGCCGCCTACCGGTCACGGCTGGGTATCGTCACCCAGACGCCCTTTCTCTTTGACGGCACAGTGCGCGAGAACATCCGCTACGGACGCCCGGAGGCGAGCGACGACGAGGTGCTGGCCGCGGCCCGGCACGTCGGCGGGGGCGACTGGCTCGACAACCTGCCCGATGGTCTCGACACGCGGGTGGGCGAACGGGGCGGCAGCCTCTCGATGGGCCAGCGGCAACTGGTGACCCTGGCGCGGGTGCTGCTGCAAGATCCGGCGATCTGCATCCTCGACGAGGCTACGGCCAGCATTGACCCGCTGACCGAGGCGCTTATCCAGGAGGGGTTGGACACGGTGCTGGCGGGGCGCACCGCGATCGTCATCGCCCATCGCCTCTCGACGGTGCGCCACGCCGATCGCATCATCGTGCTGCACAGGGGAACGATCATTGAAGAAGGCGCTCACGACGAGCTGCTGGCGCGTGGCGGGCACTACGCCGAACTCTACAACACCTACTTCCGCCACCAGTCGCTGAGCTACATTGAAGAGTCGCGCCGGGCCGCGTAA
- a CDS encoding glycerophosphodiester phosphodiesterase — MPLIIAHRGASACAPENTMAAFELAWRQAADMIELDVRRTADGRLVAFHDETTERWNGQKRPVAACTLAELQTLDIGGERVPALEEVLEFARASGMRLNLELKTTGMAARCAELLATFDLLEQVLVSSFREAALRELRAVAPALPRGYLMGTRTVHPAVRARELWPFFALRAVEAVAWHPYCDLPNLDWLLPLARRAGYQVNVWTVDEPERMRALAALGATGIITNRPDLARQVLKG; from the coding sequence ATGCCGCTGATCATCGCCCACCGGGGCGCTTCGGCCTGCGCCCCGGAGAACACGATGGCCGCCTTCGAACTGGCGTGGCGGCAGGCCGCGGATATGATCGAACTCGACGTGCGGCGCACCGCCGATGGCCGCCTGGTGGCGTTCCACGACGAGACGACTGAACGCTGGAACGGCCAGAAACGCCCCGTCGCCGCGTGCACCCTGGCCGAGCTGCAAACCCTGGACATCGGCGGCGAACGTGTGCCGGCGCTTGAGGAGGTGCTGGAGTTCGCCCGCGCGAGCGGCATGCGGCTCAACCTCGAGTTGAAAACCACGGGAATGGCCGCCCGTTGCGCCGAGCTCCTGGCCACTTTCGATCTGCTCGAGCAGGTGCTTGTCTCATCGTTCAGGGAGGCCGCCCTGCGCGAACTGCGCGCCGTGGCGCCGGCGCTGCCCCGCGGCTATCTGATGGGCACGCGCACTGTTCACCCCGCCGTGCGCGCCCGCGAACTCTGGCCCTTCTTCGCCCTCCGCGCCGTCGAGGCCGTCGCCTGGCATCCCTACTGCGACCTCCCCAACCTCGACTGGCTGCTGCCCCTGGCGCGCCGCGCCGGCTACCAGGTCAACGTCTGGACGGTGGACGAGCCGGAGCGCATGCGCGCCCTCGCCGCCCTTGGTGCGACCGGCATCATCACCAATCGGCCCGATCTGGCCCGCCAGGTGTTAAAGGGCTAA
- a CDS encoding ABC transporter ATP-binding protein/permease, producing MALRSEFSIANAHQYDTRSAGRWIISHIRRYWHFALGFVIFYSSAWTCYSFTQVLIGRAADEILNPSAPNGLLIATLAVLAVMLGDAISGLIGLLAAESLASHLEADARQELYESLLGKSKTFHDRQRAGDIMARATDDTRSLADLIVPGGLLAAETVLGILAPLSFIALTRVELLLVPVAFVALYVITARRYLRRLEPVIDAQREQYGVMNAGLEETLSGIEVVKASAREPFEREKYRRNARLFRDFYVRQGYIEARYLPLLLYGIAVGGAFLHAMWFYAQGTISVGQVIGVMGLVNVLRFPTFISLFAFSVIQAGMSGARRILRIINAETELDENSDGYRGELRGEITFERVSFHYDGEAGDDGAPARPTSVLEDISFHIPAGKTVAIVGQTGSGKSALTRLVNRTYDATAGRVLIDGVDVRDWSLDALRSQIGAIEQDVFLFTRSIAENIAFGAPGATRAQIEEAARAAQAHAFITSFPEGYDTVVGERGVTLSGGQRQRIALARAFLSNPRILILDDSTSAIDSATEDQIQQAIRKAQEGRTVLLITHRLSQIRWADLILVLDKGRLAAAGTHDELLRRSPHYRRIFARYEADLPPLENEAGGTLQAA from the coding sequence ATGGCGCTTCGCAGCGAGTTCAGCATTGCGAATGCCCATCAGTATGATACGCGCAGCGCCGGACGCTGGATCATCTCACACATCCGGCGCTACTGGCACTTCGCGCTGGGCTTTGTCATCTTCTATTCGAGCGCCTGGACGTGTTATTCGTTCACCCAGGTGCTGATCGGCCGCGCCGCCGACGAGATTCTGAACCCGAGCGCGCCCAACGGCCTGCTGATCGCCACCCTGGCGGTGCTGGCGGTTATGCTTGGCGATGCCATCAGCGGGCTGATCGGCCTGCTGGCCGCCGAGAGCCTGGCCTCGCACCTCGAGGCCGACGCGCGGCAGGAGTTGTACGAGAGTCTGCTGGGCAAGAGCAAGACCTTTCACGACCGCCAGCGCGCCGGCGACATTATGGCCCGCGCCACCGATGATACCCGCTCCCTGGCCGACCTGATCGTCCCCGGCGGGTTGCTTGCCGCCGAGACGGTGCTGGGCATTCTGGCGCCGCTGAGCTTCATCGCCCTGACCCGCGTCGAATTGCTCCTGGTTCCCGTCGCATTCGTGGCGCTCTATGTGATCACCGCGCGGCGCTACCTGCGCCGGCTCGAACCGGTGATTGACGCCCAGCGGGAACAGTACGGGGTCATGAACGCCGGTCTGGAAGAAACGCTCTCGGGCATCGAGGTGGTCAAGGCCTCGGCCCGCGAGCCCTTCGAGCGCGAGAAGTACCGCCGCAACGCGCGGCTGTTCCGCGACTTTTATGTGCGACAGGGCTACATCGAAGCCCGGTACCTGCCCTTGCTGCTCTACGGGATCGCCGTGGGCGGCGCCTTTCTCCATGCGATGTGGTTCTACGCCCAGGGAACGATCAGCGTCGGGCAGGTGATCGGCGTCATGGGGCTGGTCAATGTGCTGCGCTTCCCGACGTTTATCTCGCTCTTTGCTTTCTCTGTCATCCAGGCCGGCATGTCCGGCGCCCGGCGCATCCTGCGGATCATCAACGCCGAGACTGAACTCGATGAAAACAGTGACGGCTATCGCGGCGAGCTGCGCGGCGAGATCACCTTTGAGCGCGTCTCCTTCCACTACGATGGCGAAGCGGGCGACGACGGCGCTCCCGCGCGGCCCACGAGCGTGCTCGAGGACATCTCGTTCCACATTCCCGCCGGCAAGACCGTGGCCATCGTCGGGCAGACCGGCAGCGGCAAGAGCGCCCTGACGCGCCTGGTGAACCGGACCTACGACGCCACTGCCGGGCGGGTGCTGATTGACGGCGTGGACGTGCGCGACTGGAGCCTGGACGCGCTGCGGTCGCAGATCGGCGCCATTGAGCAGGACGTCTTCCTGTTCACGCGCAGCATCGCCGAGAACATCGCCTTCGGCGCGCCGGGGGCCACGCGGGCGCAGATCGAGGAGGCCGCGCGGGCGGCGCAGGCCCATGCCTTCATCACTAGCTTTCCCGAGGGGTACGACACCGTGGTGGGCGAGCGGGGCGTCACCCTGTCGGGCGGGCAGCGGCAGCGCATCGCCCTGGCGCGGGCCTTTTTGAGCAACCCGCGCATCCTGATCCTCGATGACTCAACCAGCGCGATTGACAGCGCGACCGAGGACCAGATCCAGCAGGCCATTCGCAAGGCCCAGGAGGGACGCACCGTGCTGCTGATCACCCATCGGCTCTCGCAGATCCGTTGGGCGGATCTGATTCTGGTGCTCGACAAAGGGCGGCTGGCCGCCGCCGGCACCCACGACGAACTCCTGCGCCGCTCGCCGCACTACCGGCGCATCTTCGCCCGCTACGAGGCGGACCTGCCTCCGCTGGAGAACGAAGCGGGCGGAACGCTGCAAGCGGCATGA